From Ochotona princeps isolate mOchPri1 chromosome X, mOchPri1.hap1, whole genome shotgun sequence, one genomic window encodes:
- the RGN gene encoding regucalcin isoform X1 translates to MKELCPVTMSSIKIECVLPEKCHCGESPVWEESSGSLLFVDIPGKKLCRWNPLTKAVQRMTVEAPVSSVALRQSGGYVATIGTRFCTVNLQDQSVVTLATVDKDKKNNRFNDGKVDPAGRFFAGTMAEETAPAVLERHQGSLYALFPDHQVKKYFDQVDISNGLDWSLDHKIFYYIDSLAYSVDAFDYDLHTGEISNRRSIYKLEKEEQIPDGMCIDTEGKLWVACYNGGRVIRLDPETGKRLQTVKLPVDKTTSCCFGGKDYSELYVTCARDGLDPDSLARQPEAGGIFKITGLGVKGIAPYAYAG, encoded by the exons ATGAag GAGCTGTGCCCTGTGACCATGTCGTCCATTAAGATTGAGTGTGTTCTGCCCGAGAAGTGCCACTGTGGTGAATCTCCAGTGTGGGAGGAATCATCAGGCTCTCTGCTGTTTGTGGATATCCCTGGGAAAAAACTATGCCGGTGGAATCCACTCACCAAGGCAGTGCAGCGAATGACTGTAG AAGCGCCAGTCTCCTCAGTGGCCCTGCGCCAGTCTGGAGGCTATGTCGCCACCATTGGAACAAGGTTCTGCACTGTGAACTTACAAGATCAGTCAGTAGTTACCCTGGCCACAGTGGATAAAGATAAGAAAAACAATCGATTCAATGATGGGAAGGTAGATCCTGCAGGAAGATTCTTCGCTG GTACCATGGCCGAGGAGACGGCCCCAGCAGTGCTTGAGCGGCACCAAGGATCCCTGTATGCCCTCTTTCCTGACCACCAGGTGAAAAAGTACTTTGATCAAGTGGACATCTCCAATGGCTTGGATTGGTCCCTGGACCACAAAATCTTCTATTACATTGACAGCTTGGCCTACTCGGTGGATGCCTTTGACTACGACCTGCACACAGGAGAGATCT CCAATCGCCGGAGCATTTACAAGCTGGAGAAAGAGGAACAAATCCCAGATGGAATGTGTATCGATACTGAAGGGAAGCTTTGGGTGGCCTGTTACAATGGAGGAAGAGTGATCCGCTTGGATCCTGAAACAG GAAAAAGACTCCAaactgtgaagttgcctgtggacaAAACAACTTCATGCTGCTTTGGAGGGAAGGACTACTCCGAACTGTATGTGACCTGTGCCCGGGATGGGCTGGACCCCGACAGTCTTGCACGACAACCTGAAGCTGGTGGAATTTTCAAG ataACTGGCCTGGGCGTTAAAGGAATCGCTCCCTATGCTTATGCTGGATAA
- the RGN gene encoding regucalcin isoform X2, which translates to MSSIKIECVLPEKCHCGESPVWEESSGSLLFVDIPGKKLCRWNPLTKAVQRMTVEAPVSSVALRQSGGYVATIGTRFCTVNLQDQSVVTLATVDKDKKNNRFNDGKVDPAGRFFAGTMAEETAPAVLERHQGSLYALFPDHQVKKYFDQVDISNGLDWSLDHKIFYYIDSLAYSVDAFDYDLHTGEISNRRSIYKLEKEEQIPDGMCIDTEGKLWVACYNGGRVIRLDPETGKRLQTVKLPVDKTTSCCFGGKDYSELYVTCARDGLDPDSLARQPEAGGIFKITGLGVKGIAPYAYAG; encoded by the exons ATGTCGTCCATTAAGATTGAGTGTGTTCTGCCCGAGAAGTGCCACTGTGGTGAATCTCCAGTGTGGGAGGAATCATCAGGCTCTCTGCTGTTTGTGGATATCCCTGGGAAAAAACTATGCCGGTGGAATCCACTCACCAAGGCAGTGCAGCGAATGACTGTAG AAGCGCCAGTCTCCTCAGTGGCCCTGCGCCAGTCTGGAGGCTATGTCGCCACCATTGGAACAAGGTTCTGCACTGTGAACTTACAAGATCAGTCAGTAGTTACCCTGGCCACAGTGGATAAAGATAAGAAAAACAATCGATTCAATGATGGGAAGGTAGATCCTGCAGGAAGATTCTTCGCTG GTACCATGGCCGAGGAGACGGCCCCAGCAGTGCTTGAGCGGCACCAAGGATCCCTGTATGCCCTCTTTCCTGACCACCAGGTGAAAAAGTACTTTGATCAAGTGGACATCTCCAATGGCTTGGATTGGTCCCTGGACCACAAAATCTTCTATTACATTGACAGCTTGGCCTACTCGGTGGATGCCTTTGACTACGACCTGCACACAGGAGAGATCT CCAATCGCCGGAGCATTTACAAGCTGGAGAAAGAGGAACAAATCCCAGATGGAATGTGTATCGATACTGAAGGGAAGCTTTGGGTGGCCTGTTACAATGGAGGAAGAGTGATCCGCTTGGATCCTGAAACAG GAAAAAGACTCCAaactgtgaagttgcctgtggacaAAACAACTTCATGCTGCTTTGGAGGGAAGGACTACTCCGAACTGTATGTGACCTGTGCCCGGGATGGGCTGGACCCCGACAGTCTTGCACGACAACCTGAAGCTGGTGGAATTTTCAAG ataACTGGCCTGGGCGTTAAAGGAATCGCTCCCTATGCTTATGCTGGATAA